In a single window of the Streptomyces sp. NBC_00353 genome:
- a CDS encoding GlxA family transcriptional regulator has protein sequence MPHRVAVLALDGVLPLDLGIPARVFNEACEPDGTRLYSVVTCSLGGRPVRTHEDYRIVVDHDESALETADTVVLATQEPGERLLATGTLPEELAAALDRIGPRTRIVSLCTSAFLLAAAGLLDGQRATTHWALCDALARLFPDVEVDPDVLFVDNGRILTSAGGAAGIDLCLHLVRLDHGAAVASAAARRCVVAPWREGGQAQFIEHPVPQDTDRSTSATRQWALDRLAEPITLEDMARHAHMSVRTFTRRFRSEVGGSPLKWLAQRRLAHARLLLESTDLTVARIATACGFGDPVALRKHFHTHLGLSPLAYRRAHNAPEPMTAQ, from the coding sequence ATGCCGCATCGTGTTGCCGTTCTCGCCCTCGACGGAGTCCTGCCGCTGGACCTGGGCATCCCGGCGCGGGTGTTCAACGAGGCCTGTGAACCGGACGGGACTCGTCTGTACTCCGTCGTCACCTGCTCCCTCGGCGGCCGGCCGGTACGCACGCACGAGGACTACCGGATCGTCGTCGACCACGACGAGTCGGCGCTGGAGACCGCGGACACCGTCGTGCTCGCCACCCAGGAGCCCGGCGAGCGCCTGCTCGCGACCGGCACGCTCCCCGAGGAACTCGCTGCGGCGCTGGACCGGATAGGGCCGCGGACCCGCATCGTCAGCCTGTGCACCTCGGCCTTCCTGCTCGCGGCGGCCGGTCTGCTGGACGGTCAGCGGGCCACCACGCACTGGGCGCTGTGTGACGCGCTGGCGCGGCTGTTCCCCGACGTCGAGGTCGATCCGGACGTGCTGTTCGTCGACAACGGGCGCATCCTGACGTCCGCCGGCGGAGCGGCCGGTATCGACCTGTGCCTGCACCTGGTCCGTCTGGACCACGGGGCGGCGGTTGCCTCGGCCGCCGCGCGCCGCTGCGTGGTGGCGCCGTGGCGCGAGGGCGGGCAGGCGCAGTTCATCGAGCATCCGGTTCCGCAGGACACCGACCGTTCCACTTCGGCGACCCGGCAGTGGGCGCTGGACCGGCTGGCCGAGCCGATCACACTGGAGGACATGGCCCGGCACGCCCACATGAGCGTGCGCACCTTTACCCGGCGGTTCCGCAGCGAGGTGGGCGGCAGCCCGCTGAAGTGGCTGGCGCAGCGGCGGCTGGCCCACGCGCGCCTGCTGCTGGAGTCCACCGACCTCACCGTCGCGCGGATCGCCACCGCCTGCGGCTTCGGCGACCCCGTCGCACTGCGCAAGCACTTCCACACGCACCTGGGCCTGTCACCACTGGCCTACCGGCGCGCCCACAACGCACCGGAGCCGATGACGGCACAGTGA
- a CDS encoding VOC family protein — translation MACRISELVLGCRDPEVLARFWCEVLDFVVLDREGDDCFEIGPREGFGGPQPTIILSRRDEPEPGKSRLHIDVNATDRDQDAELERLLKLGARPADIGQTGEEQWHVLADPEGNEFCLLKARLNPL, via the coding sequence ATGGCATGTCGTATCAGTGAGCTCGTACTCGGTTGCCGTGATCCCGAGGTGCTGGCGCGGTTCTGGTGCGAGGTCCTGGACTTCGTAGTGCTCGATCGCGAAGGGGACGACTGCTTCGAGATCGGGCCGCGCGAAGGGTTCGGCGGCCCGCAGCCGACGATCATCCTCAGTCGCAGGGACGAGCCGGAGCCGGGGAAGTCCCGGCTGCACATCGACGTCAACGCCACCGACCGCGATCAGGACGCCGAGCTCGAACGCCTCCTGAAGCTCGGGGCGCGCCCGGCTGACATCGGCCAGACCGGCGAGGAGCAGTGGCACGTTCTTGCCGACCCCGAGGGCAATGAGTTCTGCCTGCTCAAGGCCCGTCTCAACCCGCTCTGA
- a CDS encoding NADP-dependent oxidoreductase, which yields MSEHTMRAVTVTEFGGPEVLTVEEVVRPEPLPTEVLVRVHAAGVNPVDWKTREGQGMAGLQTFPLILGWDVSGVVEEVGFGVTTLAPGDEVYGMPWFPRAAGGYAEYVTAPARQWARKPATLDHAHAAAVPLAALTAWQTVVDTAHVQAGQRVLITAAAGGVGHFAVQFARHLGAHVIATASAARHPWLKELGADETIDYTTTRFEDVIKDIDVVIDLVGDAHDNTSTRSLKVLRPGGLLVAVPSGVSPDLAQAAEAAGVRLTAYLVEPDGPALTTIAGLIDAGEVAVEVEETLPLEQVGTAHAHVQAGRTRGKVVLTVTD from the coding sequence ATGAGCGAGCACACCATGCGGGCTGTCACCGTCACGGAGTTCGGCGGGCCGGAGGTGCTGACCGTCGAGGAGGTCGTGCGCCCCGAGCCGCTGCCGACCGAGGTGCTGGTGCGAGTGCACGCCGCCGGCGTCAACCCGGTGGACTGGAAGACCCGCGAAGGTCAGGGCATGGCGGGGCTGCAGACGTTCCCGCTGATCCTGGGCTGGGACGTCTCCGGTGTCGTCGAGGAGGTCGGCTTCGGCGTCACCACCCTCGCGCCCGGCGACGAGGTGTACGGCATGCCGTGGTTCCCGCGCGCCGCCGGCGGCTACGCCGAGTATGTGACCGCCCCGGCCCGCCAGTGGGCCCGCAAGCCGGCCACCCTCGACCACGCGCACGCGGCCGCCGTGCCGCTGGCGGCGCTGACCGCCTGGCAGACCGTGGTCGACACCGCCCACGTCCAGGCCGGCCAGCGCGTCCTGATCACGGCCGCCGCCGGCGGAGTGGGCCACTTCGCGGTCCAGTTCGCCCGGCACCTGGGCGCCCATGTGATCGCCACCGCCAGCGCCGCACGCCACCCCTGGCTCAAGGAACTCGGCGCCGACGAGACCATCGACTACACCACCACCCGCTTCGAAGACGTCATCAAGGACATCGACGTCGTCATCGACCTCGTGGGCGACGCCCACGACAACACCAGCACCCGCTCGCTGAAGGTCCTGCGCCCGGGCGGCCTGCTGGTCGCCGTACCGTCCGGTGTCTCCCCGGACCTGGCCCAGGCCGCCGAGGCGGCCGGCGTGCGTCTCACTGCCTACCTGGTCGAGCCGGACGGTCCCGCGCTGACCACGATCGCAGGCCTGATCGACGCCGGTGAGGTCGCCGTCGAGGTGGAGGAGACCTTGCCGCTGGAACAGGTCGGCACGGCCCACGCCCACGTCCAGGCCGGCCGCACCCGCGGCAAGGTCGTCCTCACCGTGACCGACTGA
- a CDS encoding purple acid phosphatase family protein, with amino-acid sequence MSEESKQTRISRRNAIGLFGATVSGAAAGPLVLGAGTAEAVPATSEVTGLTTGSATTPVQGLHLTFGADPRSQMVVSWVTDVAVKNPRVVYGTLSGGFGATAHATTKTYVDGASGRAVWVHHALISKLKADTDYLYAAQHDGATPDAGTFHTAPSGRAPFTFTSFGDQGAPSVTWKTGANPADASGRDFEPNATPAAADIVTGVEKVGPLFHLLNGDLCYANTGPDRIRVWHDFLANNSRSARFRPWMPCAGNHEIELGNGKLGLDAYQTYFELPSTETQPELDNLWYSFTVGAVKVISLQNDDIALQEGGDIYINGYSGGRQLAWLEKELRSARASKDIDWIVICMHQVMISSATAANGPDLALRAAYGPLFDKYGVDLVVCGHEHDYERSLAVRGVVPGSVTLTPNPSQSALDVIDSAHGTTHMVLGGGGVSGITNNSFTTDDADGHGHHSAYVQMERVGKYNSVKEQETAIWIGVRDAEHPYGFAEFTVDPGRHPGDMTRIYVTYYNIITPTGELSVFEKFTLQRRRSDGGNGHH; translated from the coding sequence ATGTCCGAAGAATCCAAGCAAACTCGAATCTCTCGTCGCAACGCGATCGGCTTGTTCGGCGCGACCGTGTCCGGCGCCGCCGCCGGGCCACTGGTCCTCGGCGCCGGAACCGCCGAGGCGGTTCCGGCGACGTCGGAGGTCACCGGTCTCACCACCGGCTCGGCCACCACCCCTGTCCAGGGCCTGCACCTGACCTTCGGCGCCGACCCACGCAGCCAGATGGTCGTCTCGTGGGTCACCGACGTGGCCGTCAAGAACCCGCGGGTCGTCTACGGCACGCTGAGCGGCGGCTTCGGCGCCACAGCGCACGCGACGACGAAGACCTACGTGGACGGCGCCTCCGGGCGGGCCGTCTGGGTCCATCACGCGCTGATCAGCAAGCTCAAGGCCGACACCGACTACCTGTACGCGGCCCAGCACGACGGCGCCACCCCCGACGCCGGCACCTTCCATACGGCGCCGTCCGGCAGAGCTCCGTTCACCTTCACCAGCTTCGGCGACCAGGGTGCGCCCAGTGTGACGTGGAAGACTGGAGCGAACCCGGCAGACGCCTCGGGCCGGGACTTCGAGCCCAACGCCACGCCCGCCGCTGCCGACATCGTTACCGGCGTCGAGAAGGTCGGCCCGCTGTTCCACCTCCTCAACGGTGACCTCTGCTACGCCAACACCGGGCCCGACCGGATCCGCGTCTGGCACGACTTCCTGGCCAACAACAGCCGCTCAGCGCGATTCCGTCCGTGGATGCCGTGCGCGGGCAACCATGAGATCGAGCTGGGCAACGGCAAGCTCGGTCTCGACGCGTACCAGACCTACTTCGAGCTGCCCTCGACCGAGACCCAGCCCGAGCTCGACAACCTCTGGTACTCCTTCACGGTCGGCGCGGTGAAGGTGATCTCCCTGCAGAACGACGACATCGCCCTGCAGGAGGGCGGCGACATCTACATCAACGGCTACTCCGGTGGTCGGCAGCTCGCCTGGCTGGAGAAGGAGCTCAGGTCGGCACGGGCTTCGAAGGACATCGACTGGATCGTCATCTGCATGCACCAGGTGATGATCAGCTCTGCGACCGCCGCGAACGGCCCCGATCTCGCGCTGCGTGCGGCGTACGGCCCGCTGTTCGACAAGTACGGCGTCGATCTGGTGGTCTGTGGCCACGAGCACGACTACGAGCGCTCGTTGGCGGTGCGTGGCGTAGTCCCGGGCAGCGTCACCCTCACACCCAACCCGAGTCAGTCCGCACTCGACGTGATCGACAGCGCGCATGGCACGACGCACATGGTCCTCGGCGGTGGCGGCGTGTCCGGCATCACCAACAACAGCTTCACCACCGACGACGCTGACGGTCACGGGCATCACTCGGCATACGTCCAGATGGAGCGCGTCGGCAAGTACAACTCGGTCAAGGAGCAGGAGACGGCGATCTGGATCGGCGTCCGCGACGCCGAGCATCCGTACGGCTTCGCCGAGTTCACCGTCGACCCGGGCCGTCACCCCGGTGACATGACCCGTATCTACGTCACCTACTACAACATCATCACGCCCACAGGTGAGCTGTCGGTCTTCGAGAAGTTCACGCTCCAACGCCGTCGTAGTGACGGCGGCAACGGCCACCACTGA
- a CDS encoding GntR family transcriptional regulator, with translation MASTEGLHAARARGRNTRQLVHELLRSRIISLDLEPGAALSENDLAAELGVSRTPVRESLILLGEEGLVDVYPQLGTFVSRIRERDIASAQFIREALECAALRDGVTKATAHDVAELRALLVAQTEAEQREDPEAFFRLDEQFHARLMAAGGHAEAWPVVSQAKAQLDRARRLSLPLTQQLSLLISQHTAVVDQLEQHDPHGADQALRGHLRQVFTDVETIRAQHPELFSDTDAPVRPRRDTRRGTRVPDAG, from the coding sequence ATGGCATCCACCGAAGGACTGCACGCCGCACGCGCCCGGGGCCGCAACACCCGGCAACTGGTCCATGAGCTGCTGCGCTCGCGGATCATCAGTCTCGACCTGGAGCCCGGGGCCGCCCTGTCGGAGAACGACCTCGCGGCCGAACTCGGCGTCAGCCGGACCCCCGTGCGGGAGAGTCTGATCCTGCTCGGGGAGGAGGGACTCGTCGACGTCTATCCGCAGCTGGGGACCTTCGTCTCCCGCATCCGCGAGCGAGACATCGCCTCCGCGCAGTTCATCCGCGAGGCGCTCGAATGCGCGGCCCTGCGCGATGGTGTGACCAAGGCGACCGCGCATGACGTGGCTGAACTCAGAGCCCTGCTGGTCGCTCAGACCGAGGCCGAGCAGCGAGAGGACCCGGAGGCGTTCTTCCGGCTGGACGAGCAGTTCCACGCCCGGCTCATGGCCGCCGGCGGCCATGCCGAGGCATGGCCGGTCGTGAGCCAGGCCAAGGCCCAACTCGACCGGGCGCGACGCCTGTCCCTGCCGCTCACCCAGCAGCTCTCCCTACTGATCAGCCAGCACACCGCCGTGGTCGATCAGCTTGAACAGCACGATCCGCACGGGGCTGACCAGGCCCTGCGAGGCCATCTGCGTCAGGTCTTCACCGACGTGGAGACCATCCGGGCGCAGCACCCGGAGCTCTTCAGCGACACGGACGCCCCGGTCCGGCCGCGCCGTGACACACGTCGCGGGACACGCGTCCCCGACGCCGGCTGA
- a CDS encoding bifunctional 4-hydroxy-2-oxoglutarate aldolase/2-dehydro-3-deoxy-phosphogluconate aldolase, whose translation MHTANQHSATPRQPLSRTLLESRIIAVLRASDARYLLPAAEVLVEQGIRSMEVTLTTAGGLQAISELRAALPDEVEVGAGTVLSIEDLDAVLDAGATYVITPHTDAELIRAAVARQVAIIPGGLTPTELRTGWAAGASAVKLFPASAVGPQYVKDLHGPFPQMLVIPSGGVGRATAGDWIKVGCPAVSMGGPLLGDALKGGDLAALRERAKQAVESVAAAVQELGRG comes from the coding sequence ATGCACACAGCGAACCAGCACTCAGCGACTCCACGGCAGCCGCTGAGCCGCACTCTGCTCGAGAGCCGCATCATCGCGGTCCTGCGGGCCTCCGATGCCCGATACCTGCTTCCGGCCGCCGAGGTGCTGGTGGAGCAAGGCATCCGCAGTATGGAGGTCACCCTCACCACGGCTGGGGGCCTCCAGGCGATCTCCGAGTTGCGGGCCGCGCTGCCCGACGAGGTCGAAGTGGGGGCGGGCACGGTCCTGTCCATCGAGGACCTCGACGCGGTGCTCGACGCGGGCGCGACCTATGTGATCACTCCGCACACCGACGCGGAGCTCATCCGCGCCGCGGTGGCCCGCCAAGTAGCGATCATCCCGGGCGGGTTGACCCCCACCGAACTCAGGACGGGTTGGGCGGCCGGAGCGAGCGCGGTCAAGCTCTTCCCGGCCTCCGCCGTCGGACCGCAGTACGTCAAGGACCTGCACGGTCCCTTCCCACAGATGCTGGTGATCCCCTCCGGAGGCGTCGGCAGGGCGACTGCCGGCGACTGGATCAAGGTCGGCTGCCCTGCGGTCAGCATGGGCGGCCCTTTGCTCGGCGACGCCCTGAAGGGTGGCGACCTGGCCGCGCTGCGCGAGCGCGCCAAGCAGGCCGTCGAGTCCGTGGCCGCCGCAGTGCAGGAGCTCGGTCGTGGCTGA
- a CDS encoding GlcG/HbpS family heme-binding protein has translation MSTETLQKSAPASSITQAAAGALIAAVHTAAARIGFTASIAVTDQGGHLKAFDRADDAPFLTAEVALDKAWTAASFHIPTHTWNDLLANPQIAPLGGHPRVMAVGGGYPIIENGRYIGGLGISGGTYDQDQQAAEEALAALGFELPGH, from the coding sequence ATGAGCACCGAGACACTCCAGAAGTCGGCACCCGCCTCGTCAATCACCCAGGCCGCCGCCGGCGCACTCATCGCGGCGGTACACACCGCCGCTGCCCGGATCGGCTTCACGGCGTCCATCGCCGTCACCGACCAGGGCGGACATCTGAAGGCATTCGACCGGGCCGACGACGCGCCCTTCCTCACCGCCGAGGTCGCCCTCGACAAGGCCTGGACCGCGGCCTCCTTCCACATCCCCACCCACACGTGGAACGACTTGCTCGCCAACCCGCAGATCGCGCCGCTGGGCGGCCACCCTCGTGTGATGGCCGTCGGCGGCGGCTACCCGATCATCGAGAACGGCCGGTACATCGGAGGGCTGGGGATATCCGGTGGCACCTACGACCAGGACCAGCAGGCCGCCGAGGAGGCCCTCGCCGCCCTCGGGTTCGAGCTGCCCGGTCACTGA
- a CDS encoding sugar kinase, which produces MAELIRSGVVTIGETMALLAAQRTGPLSHVPSMSVGIGGAESNVAIALQRLGVPATWIGRVGKDSFGELVLRELRAEGLDVRGIVDAAAPTGLMVKERRTARSLGVWYYRADSAGSRLRPEDIDEGVFAHAALLHVTGITPALSDSAAEAVRHAIELARRHGMTVSFDVNYRSKLWSREAAGKGLLDIVRACDVVFAGTEEASLFVPEEEDPHTMASVLCDFGPSQAVIKLGAQGCAAVIDGEKYSRTAVKVDVVDSVGAGDAFVAGYLAELLADAPPTVRLDTAVTTGGFACTVPGDWEGLPTRAELGILGSAEDVIR; this is translated from the coding sequence GTGGCTGAACTCATCCGCAGCGGCGTCGTCACCATCGGCGAGACCATGGCACTGCTCGCCGCGCAACGCACCGGGCCGCTGAGCCATGTGCCCAGCATGTCCGTGGGCATCGGCGGTGCCGAGAGCAACGTGGCCATCGCCCTGCAGCGGCTCGGCGTGCCGGCCACCTGGATCGGAAGAGTGGGCAAGGACTCCTTCGGCGAGCTCGTCCTGCGCGAGCTGCGGGCCGAGGGGCTCGACGTACGCGGGATCGTCGACGCTGCAGCGCCCACCGGGCTGATGGTCAAGGAACGCCGCACGGCCCGGTCGCTTGGCGTGTGGTACTACCGTGCCGACAGCGCGGGATCGAGGCTGCGGCCGGAAGACATCGACGAGGGCGTTTTCGCCCACGCCGCCCTGCTCCATGTCACCGGTATCACCCCGGCGCTGTCCGACTCGGCCGCCGAGGCGGTGCGCCACGCGATCGAACTCGCCCGCCGACACGGTATGACCGTGTCGTTCGACGTCAACTACCGCAGCAAGCTGTGGTCTCGCGAGGCGGCGGGCAAGGGCCTGCTCGACATCGTGCGCGCGTGCGACGTCGTCTTCGCCGGCACCGAGGAAGCCTCGCTCTTCGTCCCGGAGGAGGAGGACCCCCACACTATGGCGTCCGTGCTGTGCGACTTCGGGCCCTCGCAGGCCGTCATCAAACTCGGCGCCCAGGGCTGTGCAGCAGTGATCGACGGCGAGAAGTACTCCCGCACAGCAGTGAAGGTCGACGTGGTCGACTCCGTGGGCGCCGGCGATGCTTTCGTCGCCGGATACCTCGCCGAACTGCTGGCCGACGCGCCGCCGACCGTACGCCTGGACACCGCCGTGACCACGGGTGGCTTCGCCTGCACAGTGCCCGGCGACTGGGAAGGACTCCCCACCCGCGCCGAGTTGGGGATCCTGGGCAGCGCGGAGGACGTCATCCGGTAA
- a CDS encoding DUF4360 domain-containing protein — protein MVLRALAATGVATSLFGSAAFGGHPPPPPAPITIDSVTANGTGCPPGTAAVAISPDQTTFTVTYSHYQAQVGGGSVPSDRQKNCQLNLLLHVPGHRSTYATVTATYMGFASLAPGASGTERASYHFQGDAHTTTFTHHFPGGFTNNWQTTDTVHIAARNRAHCGEDRTLTINTELQVDPGTSSPGATSFMAMDSTDGSIQTVYHLAWKKCQ, from the coding sequence ATGGTGCTCCGCGCGCTGGCCGCGACTGGTGTAGCCACATCGTTGTTCGGCTCGGCGGCCTTCGGCGGCCACCCGCCCCCGCCGCCCGCCCCGATCACCATCGACAGCGTGACGGCCAACGGTACCGGCTGCCCGCCGGGGACGGCCGCCGTGGCCATCAGCCCTGACCAAACCACCTTCACCGTCACCTACAGCCACTACCAAGCCCAAGTGGGAGGGGGCTCGGTGCCAAGCGACCGCCAGAAGAACTGCCAGCTCAACCTGCTCCTGCACGTCCCCGGTCACCGCTCCACCTACGCAACCGTGACCGCCACCTACATGGGCTTCGCGTCACTGGCGCCGGGCGCCTCAGGGACCGAGCGCGCCAGCTACCACTTCCAGGGAGATGCCCACACCACCACCTTCACCCATCACTTCCCAGGCGGGTTCACCAACAACTGGCAGACGACCGACACCGTGCACATCGCCGCCCGGAACCGCGCCCACTGCGGAGAGGACCGCACCCTCACCATCAACACGGAACTGCAGGTCGATCCCGGCACCTCCAGCCCGGGCGCCACCAGCTTCATGGCCATGGACTCGACGGACGGCAGCATCCAAACCGTGTACCACCTGGCCTGGAAGAAGTGCCAGTGA